In Salvelinus alpinus chromosome 22, SLU_Salpinus.1, whole genome shotgun sequence, one genomic interval encodes:
- the LOC139549394 gene encoding CD59B glycoprotein translates to MRTLLLTTVLLVLLCSTQVLTLRCYTCEEDDADCKQVTECPPSSMYCRTVVTADTVTRTCEEMCVSGVNAYCCQGDLCEN, encoded by the exons ATGAGGACCCTGCTACTGACAACCGTGCTGCTGGTGCTGCTCTGTAGCACTCAAG TGCTCACACTCAGGTGTTACACCTGTGAAGAGGATGACGCTGACTGCAAGCAAGTGACAGAATGTCCACCATCGAGCATGTACTGCAGAACTGTGGTGACTG CGGACACGGTGACTCGTACCTGCGAGGAGATGTGTGTCTCGGGTGTCAACGCCTACTGTTGCCAGGGTGACCTGTGTGAGAACTGA
- the LOC139549390 gene encoding V-set and transmembrane domain-containing protein 5-like, translated as MWPLRLWDAQEVALFLSLTLYVCHLAGAISIRSPQQSLTRPVQQDVLFSVDISCVGTPTIQWTFMSGRVSRDIGAWQPGGYTNVSEDYMDRVHTYTNGSMGLSDLRIQDAGFYVITVTELSGSSKDEGFVLKVEEVLYEDLQYLAVFAVGLASLAGFLMVSMWLMDKAYCRIKAWRQRQQMPENDVTDLQPL; from the exons ATGTGGCCTTTGCGGCTCTGGGACGCACAGGAAGTCGCTCTTTTCCTCAGCCTCACATTGTATGTGTGCCACCTAG CTGGAGCCATCTCAATACGGTCTCCTCAGCAGAGTCTGACCAGGCCTGTCCAACAGGATGTGTTGTTCTCTGTGGACATCTCCTGTGTTGGGACTCCCACCATACAGTGGACCTTTATGTCTGGCAGGGTGAGCAGAGACATTGGGGCGTGGCAACCTGGTGGGTATACCAATGTATCAGAGGACTACATGGACAGAGTCCACACATACACTAATGGGTCTATGGGACTGTCGGACCTACGTATTCAAGACGCCGGCTTCTACGTGATCACTGTGACTGAACTGTCCGGGAGCAGCAAAGATGAAGGCTTTGTCTTGAAGGTGGAAG AAGTTCTGTATGAGGACCTCCAGTACCTGGCAGTGTTTGCTGTAGGGCTGGCCTCCCTGGCTGGCTTTCTCATGGTCTCCATGTGGCTCATGGACAAAGCCTACTGCCGGATCAAGGCATGGAGACAGAGGCAGCAGATGCCAG AGAATGATGTAACTGACCTGCAACCTCTCTGA
- the LOC139549386 gene encoding mediator of RNA polymerase II transcription subunit 17 — protein MSGSGPAVRVSIESSCEKQVQEVSLDGMETYVPPLSMSQNLAKLAQRIDFGQGSDSDEEGAETEPRDPQEWGKQEPEEDEATVKFQPSLWPWDSVRNNLRSSLTEMCVLYDVLSVVKEKKYMALDPVSQDPSAGKTPQVFQLISKKKSLATAAQLLLKGADKLSKSVAENQENRRQRDFNSELLRLRSQWKLRKVGDKILGDLSYRSAGSLFPHAGTFEVIKNTDIDLDKKLPEDYCPLNVQIPSDLEGSAYIKVSIQKQAPDIGDLGTVSLFRRQPKAKAGTQPWHVKLEAAQNVLLCKEIFAQLSREAVQIKSQIPHIVVKNQIIYQPFPGLQLSISLCHSTGEKKNQRASPEKPKPDDHLYVLEHNLHQLMREFHKQTLSSIVMPHPASAPFGHKRQRMAGPMAYDKAEISNLQQNEGLLEKIIKQAKHIFLRSRTARTIDSLASRIEDPQIQAHWSNINDVYESSVKVLITSQGYEQICKSIQLQLNIGVEQIRVVHRDGRVITLSHQEQELQDFLLSQMSQHQVHAVQQLAKVMGWHVLSFSNHVGLGSVESIGNASAITVASSNGEYAISVRNGPESGCKVLVQFPRSQSKELPKSDVIQDGKWNHLRGPYKEVHWSKMEGRNFVYKMELLMAALTPCP, from the exons ATGTCGGGTAGTGGTCCAGCAGTGCGTGTCAGCATCGAGTCGTCCTGCGAGAAGCAGGTCCAGGAGGTGTCTTTGGATGGCATGGAGACATATGTCCCTCCCTTGTCCATGTCCCAGAACCTGGCCAAGCTAGCCCAGAGGATCGACTTTGGCCAGGGATCAGACTCCGATGAAGAGGGGGCGGAAACAGAGCCCAGGGACCCCCAGGAGTGGGGGAAGCAAGAACCAGAGGAGGATGAAG CCACAGTGAAGTTCCAGCCGTCCTTGTGGCCCTGGGACTCTGTGCGTAACAACCTCCGCAGCTCCCTGACAGAGATGTGTGTGCTATACGACGTCCTCAGCGTAGTCAAGGAGAAGAAGTACATGGCCCTGGACCCAGTGTCCCAGGACCCATCAGCCGGAAAG ACACCCCAGGTGTTCCAGCTCATCAGTAAGAAGAAGTCTTTGGCCACAGCAGCTCAGCTGCTCCTGAAGGGGGCAGACAAACTAAGCAAGTCAGTGGCAGAGAACCAGgagaacaggagacagagagacttcaACTCAGAGCTGCTGCGGCTCCGCTCGCAGTGGAAACTACGCAAAGTAGGAGACAAGATCCTGGGAGACCTCAGCTACAGGAGCGCAG GATCCTTGTTTCCTCATGCCGGCACCTTTGAGGTGATAAAGAACACTGACATCGACCTGGACAAGAAGCTCCCGGAGGATTACTGTCCACTGAACGTCCAGATCCCCAGTGATCTGGAGGGATCAGCTTACATCAAA GTTTCAATCCAGAAACAAGCCCCTGACATAGGTGACCTAGGCACTGTGAGCCTGTTCAGGAGGCAGCCTAAAGCTAAAGCAGGTACTCAGCCATGGCATGTGAAGCTGGAAGCTGCCCAGAACGTGCTGCTCTGTAAGGAGATTTTCGCCCAGCTGTCCCGGGAGGCGGTTCAGATCAAGTCCCAGATCCCCCACATCGTTGTCAAGAACCAGATCATTTATCAACCCTTCCCAG GTCTCCAGTTGTCCATTTCTCTGTGTCACTCCACTGGAGAGAAGAAGAACCAGAGGGCGTCACCAGAGAAACCCAAACCCGACGACCACCTCTACGTTTTAGAACACAACCTGCACCAGCTCATGAGAGAG TTCCACAAGCAGACCCTGAGTTCGATAGTGATGCCCCATCCGGCTAGTGCCCCCTTTGGCCACAAAAGGCAGCGTATGGCAGGGCCCATGGCCTACGACAAGGCTGAGATCTCCAACCTGCAGCAGAATGAGGGCCTACTGGAGAAGATCATCAAACAGGCCAAACACATCTTCCTACGCAGCAG GACGGCGCGGACCATCGACAGCCTGGCCAGCCGTATAGAAGACCCCCAGATCCAGGCCCACTGGTCCAACATCAACGATGTGTACGAGTCCAGTGTCAAAGTCCTCATCACCTCCCAGGGTTACGAGCAGATCTGCAA gTCTATCCAGCTGCAGCTGAACATAGGGGTTGAGCAGATACGAGTGGTGCACAGGGACGGCCGTGTCATCACACTCTCTCACCAGGAACAGGAGCTGCAGGACTTTCTTCTCTCCCAG ATGTCTCAGCACCAGGTCCATGCGGTACAGCAGCTGGCTAAGGTGATGGGTTGGCATGTTCTGAGCTTCAGTAACCATGTGGGCCTGGGCTCTGTGGAGAGCATCGGTAATGCCTCGGCCATCACCGTCGCCTCCTCCAATGGGGAATACGCCATCTCGG TGCGTAATGGTCCAGAGAGTGGCTGTAAGGTCCTGGTCCAGTTCCCACGCAGCCAGAGCAAGGAGCTGCCCAAGTCTGACGTCATCCAGGATGGGAAGTGGAACCACCTGCGAGGGCCCTACAAGGAGGTCCACTGGAGTAAGATGGAGGGACGCAACTTTGTCTACAAGATGGAGCTTCTCATGGCTGCCCTCACCCCCTGTCCTTAG
- the LOC139549389 gene encoding centrosomal protein of 295 kDa-like isoform X1, with product MPKKMLIKAHVMFPQKPDCEAIAQKNEENYVRVDERYRDAIKELKSQRQKEKEEQNRFEARKKAIQVEKERAAKVANLPSLPPNPIENIESRKLPGVKKSDVDAFSVTHYHMPETAVDREVDTAQPKAWEEVRHLQELGQEEQRERQEQLEKARLRGNHALRRERLTQDRERLLVDLEHMHQTDLLRRRQVMTQMPAQIFQPLYKRQEMREDWQRDMEFTFEDMYTGERRVKGALVLQLVPEPLAAVSTGSQDEDLDLTLEEATPDLTPLAGAEEQQDEEPSRPLGGAPRQALKKLLTSIRSQRHQWGYRRLVDPTSDCQTIQTAERDTTSGGTTIESGSLASEKRGRPLTTSPRLPDPSQPAQAIETTEEYIVAGTLLHPD from the exons ATGCCAAAGAAAAT GTTGATCAAGGCACACGTCATGTTTCCCCAGAAGCCTGACTGTGAGGCAATTGCACAGAAAAATGAGGAGAATTACGTTCGGGTAGATGAGCGCTATCGAGACGCCATCAAAGAGCTCAAAtcacagagacagaaagaaaaggAGGAACAAAATCG TTTTGAGGCTAGGAAGAAGGCCATAcaagtggagaaggagagggcagCAAAAGTGGCCAACCTCCCATCCCTTCCACCCAACCCAATTGAG AATATTGAGTCAAGGAAGCTACCTGGAGTGAAGAAATCGGACGTGGATGCCTTCTCTGTGACCCACTATCACATGCCAGAGACTGCAGTGGACAGGGAAGTCGACACAGCACAG CCAAAGGCATGGGAGGAGGTGCGGCACCTGCAGGAGCTAGGACaggaggagcagagggagagacaggagcagCTGGAGAAAGCTCGTCTTAGGGGCAACCACGCACTGAGGAGGGAACGGCTCACACAG GACCGAGAGCGTCTCCTGGTGGACCTGGAACACATGCATCAGACAGACCTGTTGAGGCGCAGGCAGGTGATGACTCAGATGCCTGCCCAGATCTTCCAGCCGCTCTACAAGAGACAGGAGATGAGGGAGGACTGGCAGAGGGACATGGAGTTCACTTTTGAGGATATGTACACTGGAGAGAGGA GAGTGAAAGGTGCCCTGGTGCTGCAGCTGGTCCCAGAGCCTCTCGCAGCTGTGTCCACTGGCAGCCAGGATGAAGACCTAGACCTGACCCTGGAGGAGGCCACTCCTGACCTTACACCCTTGGCTGGGGCAGAGGAACAACAGGATGAAG AACCATCCAGGCCTCTAGGTGGTGCTCCCAGACAGGCCTTGAAGAAACTATTGACCAGCATCAGGTCACAGAGACACCAGTGGGGCTACCGGAGGCTGGTTGACCCCACGTCTGACTGCCAAACTATTCAGACAGCGGAGCGCGACACGACCTCAGGTGGTACGACCATTGAGTCAGGCTCTCTGGCCAGCGAAAAGCGGGGCCGACCGTTGACCACTAGTCCCAGACTCCCTGACCCCTCTCAGCCAGCCCAAG CTATAGAGACAACAGAGGAGTACATAGTAGCTGGTACCCTGCTCCATCCTGATTAA
- the LOC139549389 gene encoding centrosomal protein of 295 kDa-like isoform X2: MPKKMLIKAHVMFPQKPDCEAIAQKNEENYVRVDERYRDAIKELKSQRQKEKEEQNRFEARKKAIQVEKERAAKVANLPSLPPNPIENIESRKLPGVKKSDVDAFSVTHYHMPETAVDREVDTAQPKAWEEVRHLQELGQEEQRERQEQLEKARLRGNHALRRERLTQDRERLLVDLEHMHQTDLLRRRQVMTQMPAQIFQPLYKRQEMREDWQRDMEFTFEDMYTGERRVKGALVLQLVPEPLAAVSTGSQDEDLDLTLEEATPDLTPLAGAEEQQDEGL, translated from the exons ATGCCAAAGAAAAT GTTGATCAAGGCACACGTCATGTTTCCCCAGAAGCCTGACTGTGAGGCAATTGCACAGAAAAATGAGGAGAATTACGTTCGGGTAGATGAGCGCTATCGAGACGCCATCAAAGAGCTCAAAtcacagagacagaaagaaaaggAGGAACAAAATCG TTTTGAGGCTAGGAAGAAGGCCATAcaagtggagaaggagagggcagCAAAAGTGGCCAACCTCCCATCCCTTCCACCCAACCCAATTGAG AATATTGAGTCAAGGAAGCTACCTGGAGTGAAGAAATCGGACGTGGATGCCTTCTCTGTGACCCACTATCACATGCCAGAGACTGCAGTGGACAGGGAAGTCGACACAGCACAG CCAAAGGCATGGGAGGAGGTGCGGCACCTGCAGGAGCTAGGACaggaggagcagagggagagacaggagcagCTGGAGAAAGCTCGTCTTAGGGGCAACCACGCACTGAGGAGGGAACGGCTCACACAG GACCGAGAGCGTCTCCTGGTGGACCTGGAACACATGCATCAGACAGACCTGTTGAGGCGCAGGCAGGTGATGACTCAGATGCCTGCCCAGATCTTCCAGCCGCTCTACAAGAGACAGGAGATGAGGGAGGACTGGCAGAGGGACATGGAGTTCACTTTTGAGGATATGTACACTGGAGAGAGGA GAGTGAAAGGTGCCCTGGTGCTGCAGCTGGTCCCAGAGCCTCTCGCAGCTGTGTCCACTGGCAGCCAGGATGAAGACCTAGACCTGACCCTGGAGGAGGCCACTCCTGACCTTACACCCTTGGCTGGGGCAGAGGAACAACAGGATGAAG GCCTCTAG